The Vicinamibacterales bacterium genome includes a region encoding these proteins:
- a CDS encoding NAD(P)-dependent oxidoreductase: MTWPNLVITGASGFVGRHLIGAIQDDHRIFGIARRSQGRSGVALHPNLIWFQADIAERAQIEPVFRRIREEGGADTVVHLAADRDAFGGASSAQWRTNVIGLRHVLELSAWLPARHFVFASSVAACRIPRPGMAVTEGSPPHARDIGAVTKREGEAMVFEFSDRIHSVIARFAAPFSDWCEHPPLSAALDRWLSNAWLRTSLHGHGRSAVPYLHIGDLVLFLQEVLRSIEGLKPCEVLLASPDGAVSERELYEAATLAHFGARGRSLAMPGAVRGALAWAEALIARLSVRPPFGRTWMTDPVDGVLAVDARQTRRRLEWAPRPRLEILRRMPFLIENRKIDPAKWAEMNRTAVAELPIPASLKIYWLLEQHQERIIRDFNDLLTGPLRQARFSRYRALTSAQHEWNHRVVLRQLMNAVRTEDRGVFMAYCQDLANQRCKEGFAANEVCGALEALNLVCWRVLRLDPESKGLRQPIFDTITSTLRSGCDQVQEAFEVLQLRDRRARAQAERKG; the protein is encoded by the coding sequence ATGACGTGGCCAAACCTGGTCATCACAGGCGCCTCCGGCTTCGTGGGGCGCCACCTGATTGGTGCGATCCAAGACGACCATCGCATCTTCGGGATCGCGCGACGGTCCCAGGGCCGGAGCGGAGTCGCCCTGCATCCGAACCTGATCTGGTTCCAGGCCGACATCGCCGAACGCGCGCAGATCGAGCCGGTGTTCCGGAGAATTCGGGAGGAGGGAGGTGCCGACACCGTCGTGCATCTCGCCGCCGACCGCGATGCCTTCGGCGGTGCCAGCTCGGCTCAGTGGCGGACGAATGTCATCGGACTGCGGCACGTGCTCGAGCTCTCGGCGTGGCTGCCCGCCCGGCATTTCGTCTTCGCCAGCTCGGTGGCAGCATGTCGCATCCCGCGGCCCGGGATGGCCGTCACCGAGGGGAGCCCTCCTCACGCTCGCGACATCGGAGCCGTGACCAAGCGGGAGGGGGAGGCGATGGTATTCGAGTTCAGCGATCGCATCCACTCGGTCATCGCTCGATTTGCCGCGCCGTTCTCGGACTGGTGTGAGCATCCACCACTGTCGGCCGCGCTCGATCGATGGCTCTCGAATGCGTGGCTCCGGACCTCGCTCCACGGGCACGGTCGCTCGGCGGTTCCATACCTCCACATCGGCGACCTCGTCCTCTTCCTGCAGGAGGTGCTCAGATCCATTGAAGGTCTGAAGCCATGTGAAGTCCTGCTGGCGAGCCCGGATGGAGCCGTGTCGGAGCGCGAACTCTACGAGGCGGCCACGCTTGCCCACTTCGGTGCGAGGGGCAGGTCTCTGGCCATGCCTGGAGCCGTGCGCGGGGCACTCGCCTGGGCAGAGGCTCTCATCGCCCGGCTGAGCGTCCGCCCGCCGTTCGGGCGGACCTGGATGACCGATCCGGTCGATGGCGTGCTCGCCGTCGACGCCAGGCAGACGAGGCGACGACTCGAATGGGCGCCACGGCCGCGCCTGGAGATCCTCCGTCGGATGCCGTTTCTCATCGAGAACCGCAAGATCGATCCAGCGAAGTGGGCCGAGATGAACCGAACCGCTGTCGCGGAATTGCCCATTCCCGCCAGTCTCAAGATCTACTGGCTCCTGGAGCAGCATCAGGAGCGGATCATCCGGGACTTCAACGATCTCCTGACGGGGCCGCTTCGGCAGGCACGGTTCAGCCGGTATCGGGCGCTGACCTCGGCGCAGCACGAGTGGAACCACCGCGTGGTGCTACGCCAGCTGATGAATGCCGTCCGGACGGAGGACCGCGGCGTGTTCATGGCCTATTGCCAGGACCTGGCCAATCAACGGTGCAAGGAGGGCTTCGCGGCGAACGAGGTGTGCGGCGCACTGGAGGCGCTGAATCTCGTGTGCTGGCGCGTTCTGCGGCTCGATCCCGAGTCGAAGGGCCTGCGGCAGCCTATCTTCGACACGATCACTTCGACCTTGCGGTCTGGCTGCGACCAGGTTCAGGAAGCATTCGAAGTCCTTCAGTTGCGTGATCGGCGTGCGCGCGCTCAGGCCGAACGGAAGGGCTAG
- a CDS encoding ATP-binding protein, with protein sequence MSPNGTPSASAGARPGALRVPWRNRLGVRAAVVITLVTVLCGAALVVTNLRTQQQYLTAEVLRGAVQFSDTIKASTYHFMLSDERTGAYRTMDMIGQLKGIEQVRMLNKDGRVTFSTDRGEIGRWVDKRAEACYACHVAGQPLVRLNVPSRSRIFLRNGHRVLGMITPIYNDASCSTAVCHEHPVTKQVLGVVDIAMSLEDEDHAVEALGRRTVLFSGVGILLLALTVGLVVRGYVIKPLGEVVAATARIAEGDLDQRLPVYRSDELGRLALSFNDMTNSLQQARGDLQHLNENLERQVEDRTAALKAAQVQLFQSEKMSSLGKLAASVAHEINNPLAGILTYAKLLIRMHEEGELTEKVRESCVRNLRLVQRETERCTVIVRNLLDFARQRLPSLKDIDVSAVAEEALSLLTHRLLMQNVTLEKHLPPMPLVKGDFGQLRQSIVNIALNACEAMSQGGTLRVEARAGEKMVELAISDTGPGIAPEHLSHILDPFFTTKEKGTGLGLSVVYGIIEKHGGKLDVKSQVGQGTTVLIQLPIAGAAAAALTPSRGA encoded by the coding sequence ATGTCTCCGAATGGCACTCCGTCGGCGTCCGCCGGGGCACGTCCCGGCGCCCTGCGCGTTCCCTGGCGCAATCGTCTGGGCGTCAGGGCGGCGGTCGTCATCACGCTGGTCACGGTGCTCTGCGGCGCGGCCCTCGTGGTCACCAATCTCCGAACCCAGCAGCAATACCTCACGGCAGAGGTGCTCCGCGGCGCGGTGCAGTTCAGCGACACCATCAAGGCGAGCACGTACCACTTCATGCTGAGCGATGAGCGCACCGGCGCCTATCGCACCATGGACATGATCGGCCAGCTGAAGGGCATCGAGCAGGTCCGGATGCTGAACAAGGACGGCCGCGTCACCTTCTCCACCGACCGCGGCGAGATCGGCCGGTGGGTGGACAAGCGGGCCGAGGCCTGCTACGCGTGCCACGTCGCAGGCCAGCCCCTCGTGCGGCTGAACGTTCCCTCCCGCAGCCGAATCTTCTTGCGGAACGGCCACCGCGTCCTCGGGATGATTACGCCGATCTACAACGATGCCAGCTGCTCGACGGCGGTGTGCCACGAGCACCCTGTGACGAAGCAGGTGCTGGGCGTCGTGGACATCGCGATGTCCCTGGAGGACGAGGACCACGCGGTCGAGGCCCTCGGCCGGCGCACGGTCCTCTTCTCTGGCGTGGGCATCCTGCTGCTCGCACTCACGGTCGGCCTCGTGGTCCGTGGCTACGTGATCAAGCCGCTCGGCGAGGTGGTCGCGGCGACCGCACGCATTGCCGAAGGCGATCTCGATCAACGCCTCCCGGTGTATCGCTCCGACGAACTGGGGCGGCTGGCGCTGTCGTTCAACGACATGACGAACTCGCTGCAGCAGGCCCGCGGCGACCTCCAGCATCTGAACGAGAACCTCGAGCGGCAGGTCGAGGACCGCACGGCGGCGTTGAAGGCGGCGCAGGTCCAGCTCTTCCAGTCCGAGAAGATGTCGTCACTCGGCAAGCTGGCGGCCTCGGTCGCGCACGAGATCAACAATCCGCTGGCAGGCATCCTCACGTACGCGAAGCTCCTGATCCGGATGCACGAGGAAGGCGAGCTGACCGAGAAGGTGCGAGAGTCGTGCGTGCGCAACCTCCGCCTGGTCCAGCGCGAGACGGAGCGCTGCACGGTCATCGTGCGGAACCTCCTCGACTTCGCCCGTCAGCGGCTGCCGAGCCTCAAGGACATCGACGTCAGCGCCGTCGCCGAAGAGGCGCTCTCCCTGCTGACGCATCGCCTGCTCATGCAGAACGTCACGCTCGAGAAACACCTGCCGCCGATGCCGCTCGTGAAGGGGGATTTCGGGCAGTTGCGACAGTCGATTGTGAACATCGCGCTGAACGCCTGCGAGGCGATGAGCCAGGGGGGCACGCTTCGAGTCGAGGCGCGCGCTGGCGAGAAGATGGTGGAGCTGGCGATCAGCGACACGGGGCCCGGCATCGCGCCCGAGCACCTCTCGCACATTCTCGACCCGTTCTTCACGACCAAGGAGAAAGGGACGGGCCTCGGGCTGTCGGTCGTCTACGGCATCATCGAGAAACACGGCGGCAAGCTGGACGTCAAGAGCCAAGTGGGTCAGGGCACGACGGTACTCATTCAGTTACCGATCGCCGGGGCGGCGGCGGCGGCGTTGACGCCCTCGCGGGGCGCGTAG
- a CDS encoding archaemetzincin family Zn-dependent metalloprotease, whose translation MDVYLWWIGAAAADHELLGMVRRRTEQAFGLPVRAWLSHERPADSYDARRQQHSSTRILKWLLDARPKEAAKIVGLTDVDLFIPILTFVYGEAQLGGTAAVVSTARLASDTGFRPDHALLTARVVKESVHELGHTFGLIHCPRPTCVMARSVNLVQVDAKEPVLCHDCHIRFGELRKQGQEHHE comes from the coding sequence GTGGACGTATACCTGTGGTGGATCGGCGCAGCGGCGGCGGATCACGAGCTGCTGGGCATGGTGCGACGGCGGACCGAGCAGGCGTTCGGCCTGCCGGTCCGGGCGTGGCTCAGCCACGAGCGCCCGGCCGATTCGTACGATGCCAGGCGGCAGCAGCACTCCTCGACGCGGATTCTCAAGTGGCTGCTGGATGCGCGCCCCAAGGAGGCGGCGAAGATCGTTGGCCTCACCGACGTCGATCTGTTCATCCCGATCCTGACGTTCGTGTACGGCGAAGCCCAACTGGGCGGCACCGCGGCCGTCGTGTCCACGGCACGGCTCGCGTCCGACACGGGCTTCCGCCCCGATCACGCGCTGCTCACCGCACGTGTCGTGAAGGAGTCCGTGCACGAACTCGGACACACGTTCGGGTTGATACACTGCCCTCGTCCCACGTGCGTGATGGCACGTTCGGTCAATCTGGTGCAGGTGGACGCCAAGGAGCCGGTGCTCTGTCACGACTGCCACATCCGGTTTGGCGAGCTGCGAAAGCAAGGACAGGAACATCATGAGTAG
- a CDS encoding sigma-54 dependent transcriptional regulator codes for MSRERTRILIVDDEEIVRESLSAWLEKDGYTLATAQDGETALERIRKERWSILLVDLKMPGIDGLQVLEEARKIQPEAVAVIMTAYATVDSAVAAMKIGAYDYLVKPFDPEELSLMIQKIVTQQALVRENVLLRKVLKREYHFRDLISKSPTMQAVFDLARTAARSHSTILILGESGTGKELLARAVHAESPRSQGPFVAVSCAALTETLLESELFGHEKGAFTGAAARRKGKFEMAHGGTLFLDEIGDVTSKLQLDLLRVLEDRKFFRVGGSEAVTVDVRIIAATNRDLQKAVADGSFREDLFYRLNVIPIHLPPLRDRLEDMPLLVEHFLEQLGAEMNRQIDGVSTDAMGILMAHTWPGNVRELRNVLERAIVVAPGRVIETSDLGLRRPPCADIGDNGSLASLDDVEKHHICRVLQDAGGNISQAARTLGIDRATLYNKMKKYQLRKDGEPEPEQEPS; via the coding sequence ATGAGTAGAGAACGCACCCGGATCCTCATCGTCGATGACGAGGAGATCGTCCGAGAGTCGTTGTCGGCCTGGCTCGAGAAGGACGGCTATACCCTGGCCACGGCGCAGGACGGCGAAACGGCGCTCGAGCGCATCCGGAAGGAGCGCTGGTCGATCCTCCTCGTGGACCTGAAGATGCCGGGCATCGACGGCCTGCAGGTGCTCGAGGAGGCGCGGAAGATCCAGCCCGAAGCCGTCGCCGTCATCATGACCGCGTACGCGACGGTGGACTCGGCCGTCGCCGCGATGAAAATCGGCGCGTACGACTACCTGGTGAAGCCCTTCGACCCCGAAGAGCTGAGCCTGATGATCCAGAAGATCGTCACGCAGCAGGCGCTGGTGCGCGAGAACGTGTTGCTGCGAAAGGTCCTCAAGCGCGAGTATCACTTCCGCGACCTGATCAGCAAGAGCCCGACGATGCAGGCGGTGTTCGACCTCGCACGCACGGCCGCCCGCAGCCACTCGACCATCCTGATCCTCGGCGAGAGCGGCACGGGCAAGGAGCTCCTGGCGCGCGCGGTCCACGCCGAGAGCCCGCGTAGCCAGGGACCGTTCGTGGCCGTCTCGTGCGCCGCGCTCACCGAGACGCTGCTCGAATCCGAGCTGTTCGGCCACGAGAAGGGCGCCTTCACGGGCGCCGCGGCGCGCCGCAAGGGCAAGTTCGAGATGGCGCACGGCGGCACGCTGTTCCTCGACGAGATTGGCGACGTCACGTCGAAGCTGCAGCTCGATCTGCTGCGCGTGCTCGAGGACCGCAAGTTCTTCCGCGTCGGTGGCTCGGAAGCCGTCACGGTGGACGTGCGCATCATCGCGGCCACCAACCGCGACCTTCAGAAGGCGGTCGCTGACGGATCCTTCCGCGAGGATCTCTTCTACCGCCTCAACGTCATCCCGATTCACCTGCCGCCGCTGCGCGACCGCCTGGAGGACATGCCGCTGCTCGTCGAGCACTTCCTCGAACAGCTCGGCGCCGAGATGAACCGCCAGATTGACGGCGTCTCCACCGACGCCATGGGGATCCTCATGGCGCACACCTGGCCCGGCAACGTGCGCGAGCTGCGCAACGTGCTCGAGCGGGCGATCGTCGTTGCGCCGGGCCGGGTCATCGAAACGTCCGACCTCGGCCTGCGCCGCCCGCCATGCGCGGACATCGGTGACAACGGCAGCCTCGCCTCGCTCGACGATGTGGAGAAGCATCACATCTGCCGGGTGCTCCAGGATGCCGGCGGCAATATCAGCCAGGCCGCCCGGACGCTCGGAATCGATCGGGCGACGCTCTACAACAAGATGAAGAAGTACCAGCTCCGCAAGGACGGCGAGCCCGAGCCGGAGCAAGAGCCGAGCTAG
- a CDS encoding 4Fe-4S dicluster domain-containing protein, with the protein MDLSRRTFIKFAGAAGAAGLAAKPARAEASALRTVNTPAVLVDTTRCVGCRGCEAACGESNLLPPPAQPGSDAVFSTPRRTDPSTYTVVNRAAASSKEGDVRYVKRQCMHCLDPACASACLAKALEKTAAGPVVYHKERCLGCRYCMVACQFDVPKFDFDSPAPYIHKCTFCAERQAQGLQPACASVCPTGALQFGHREELLEEARTRIYQNAGKYVHQVYGEFEAGGTSWLYITDVPFDKLGFRTDLGPTSPPELTRTALAAVPFVLTLWPPLLMGLYTFSKRRAEASKSGEKEAHHD; encoded by the coding sequence ATGGATCTGAGTCGGAGAACGTTCATCAAGTTCGCGGGCGCCGCCGGCGCAGCGGGCCTGGCTGCGAAGCCCGCACGGGCCGAAGCCTCTGCCCTCCGCACGGTCAACACGCCCGCCGTGCTGGTGGACACGACCCGTTGCGTGGGCTGCCGCGGCTGTGAAGCCGCGTGCGGCGAGTCGAACCTGCTGCCACCCCCCGCACAGCCTGGCAGCGATGCCGTGTTCAGCACTCCTCGTCGGACGGACCCGAGTACCTATACGGTGGTCAACCGCGCGGCCGCAAGTTCGAAAGAGGGCGACGTGCGGTACGTGAAGAGACAGTGCATGCACTGCCTGGACCCGGCGTGTGCGTCGGCCTGCCTGGCCAAGGCCCTCGAGAAGACCGCGGCCGGCCCGGTGGTGTACCACAAGGAACGCTGTCTCGGCTGCCGCTACTGCATGGTGGCTTGCCAGTTCGACGTGCCGAAGTTCGACTTCGACTCGCCCGCCCCTTACATTCACAAGTGCACGTTCTGCGCCGAGCGCCAGGCCCAGGGCCTCCAGCCGGCGTGCGCGTCTGTCTGCCCGACCGGCGCCCTGCAGTTCGGTCACCGCGAGGAACTGCTCGAAGAAGCGCGCACTCGCATCTATCAGAACGCCGGCAAGTACGTGCACCAGGTTTACGGGGAATTCGAGGCCGGCGGCACGAGTTGGCTCTACATCACCGACGTGCCGTTCGACAAGCTCGGCTTCCGTACCGACCTTGGCCCGACCTCGCCGCCCGAACTGACCCGCACCGCCCTGGCGGCCGTGCCCTTCGTGCTGACCCTCTGGCCTCCGCTCCTCATGGGGCTCTACACGTTCAGCAAGCGGCGTGCAGAGGCATCGAAGAGCGGCGAGAAGGAGGCCCACCATGACTGA
- the hybB gene encoding Ni/Fe-hydrogenase cytochrome b subunit, with protein MTDTTLDRGGFDVRSFIRDKIFLGMSLGEYFRSLLTPGNAVFALILIVGVPIIVYRFAFGIGASSHLTQMNPWGIWIGLDVMSGVALAAGGFTVATAVYVLGLKEYHPIVRPAVLTGFLGYLFVVIGLCADLGRPWKLPVPMAYSFGTGSVMFEVGWCVCLYLIVLALEFSPAAFEWLGLRKAREWAIRMTLALTILGLCLSTLHQSSLGALFLMMPHRLHPLWYSGFVPIFFFVSAIIAGLSMVIVESGLSHRVFKDQVDPKDHGKLDKLTLGLARGAAVVLFAYFFLKLQGLVDSGRFDLLLTPYGYWFLFEMLGFILIPSFLYAIAVRRQNATLARWVAGWTVLGIVVNRLNLSVIAFNWNAPERYVPGFMEIMISVTIITIGIMTFRWIVNRMPVLREDPSYPQH; from the coding sequence ATGACTGACACGACCCTCGACCGCGGCGGTTTCGACGTCCGGTCGTTCATCAGGGACAAGATCTTCCTGGGGATGTCGCTCGGCGAGTATTTCCGTTCGCTCCTGACTCCCGGGAACGCGGTGTTCGCCCTGATCCTGATCGTCGGCGTCCCGATCATCGTCTACCGCTTCGCGTTCGGCATCGGCGCCTCCAGCCACCTCACCCAGATGAACCCGTGGGGGATCTGGATTGGCCTCGACGTGATGAGCGGCGTCGCCCTCGCCGCTGGCGGCTTCACGGTCGCCACGGCGGTCTACGTCCTCGGCCTCAAGGAATACCATCCGATCGTCCGGCCCGCGGTGCTGACCGGATTCCTGGGTTACCTGTTCGTGGTCATCGGCCTGTGTGCCGACCTCGGACGCCCCTGGAAGCTCCCGGTGCCGATGGCCTACTCCTTCGGCACCGGATCGGTGATGTTCGAGGTCGGCTGGTGCGTCTGCCTCTACCTGATTGTCCTGGCGCTCGAGTTCAGTCCCGCCGCGTTCGAGTGGCTCGGCCTGCGGAAGGCGCGCGAGTGGGCGATTCGGATGACCCTGGCGCTCACGATCCTCGGCCTCTGTCTGTCGACGCTGCACCAGTCGTCGCTCGGTGCCCTGTTCCTGATGATGCCCCACCGGCTGCACCCGTTGTGGTACTCGGGCTTCGTGCCGATCTTCTTCTTCGTGTCCGCCATCATCGCGGGCCTGAGCATGGTCATCGTCGAGAGCGGCCTGTCGCACCGGGTGTTCAAGGACCAGGTCGACCCGAAGGATCACGGCAAGCTCGACAAGTTGACGCTCGGGCTCGCGCGTGGGGCGGCGGTGGTGCTGTTCGCCTATTTCTTCCTGAAGCTCCAGGGCCTCGTGGACAGCGGCCGCTTCGATCTGCTGCTGACGCCCTACGGCTACTGGTTCCTGTTCGAGATGCTCGGGTTCATTCTGATACCCAGCTTCCTCTATGCAATCGCCGTGCGCCGCCAGAACGCGACGCTGGCGCGCTGGGTGGCCGGCTGGACGGTGCTCGGCATCGTGGTCAACCGGCTGAACCTGTCGGTGATCGCGTTCAATTGGAACGCCCCGGAACGGTATGTGCCGGGCTTCATGGAAATCATGATCTCGGTGACGATCATCACGAT